The segment GAGCATCGGCTCCACTGGCACGACGCCTAAAGCGATAGTGCTAGACCGAGCGATATAACATCGACAACACAATAGTACGGGCGGGCTCACCATGTAGTGAGTCCGCCCGTTGTCGTCTAGAGAGTTTGGGAGAGTGGCTGAGTAGGAGTCGCCCTCCTCGTTAGCCGTATCATACTCTACTACTTATACATACGAGTTCCAAAAGAAGTTTCCCTCTTGGAACTTTTTAGTTCCAAGGGAGGAACTCTTTAATTCCAACGGAGGAATTTTTTAGTTCCAACGGAGGAACTTTTTAGTTCCAAGGGAGGAAACGTCTATTAGCTAGTAATAATTCGTACCTTTGTAACCTAAGTAATACAAATGAATAACTATGAGCCACTCCTCACTGATTAGCGAACTGAAGGCGCGTGGGATGATTCATAACATCATGCCAGGCACCGAAGAGCAACTCACGGAGCACCTGACAACGGCCTACGTGGGCTTTGACCCGACGGCTGACTCGCTCCACATCGGTCACCTCGTCGGCGTGATGATGCTACGACACTTGCAGCGTGCTGGACACAGACCTATAGCTCTACTGGGTGGTGCTACCGGTATGATCGGCGACCCCTCGATGAAGTCCCAAGAGCGCAACCTACTAGATATGGATACGCTCCGACACAATCAGGAGTGCATCGGTCGACAGCTGGGGCACTTCCTCGACTTTGAGTCTGACGCTCCCAATAAGGCACTACTACTGAACAACTACGACTGGATGAAGGACTACAGCTTCCTCAACTTCATCCGAGACATCGGTAAGCATATCACGGTGAACTATATGATGGCGAAGGATAGCGTCAAGCGACGCCTTGAGGCGAATGCCGAGGCGGGACTCTCCTTCACCGAGTTCTCCTACCAGCTCCTCCAGGGCTACGACTACCTGCACCTCTACCGTGAGTACGGCTGCCGTGTGCAGATGGGTGGCTCTGATCAGTGGGGTAATATCACAACTGGCACGGAGCTGATACGCCGCATCGAGGGTGGTGAAGCCTTTGGCGTGACCTGCCCACTGATCAAGAAGGCT is part of the Porphyromonas asaccharolytica DSM 20707 genome and harbors:
- the tyrS gene encoding tyrosine--tRNA ligase, with the translated sequence MSHSSLISELKARGMIHNIMPGTEEQLTEHLTTAYVGFDPTADSLHIGHLVGVMMLRHLQRAGHRPIALLGGATGMIGDPSMKSQERNLLDMDTLRHNQECIGRQLGHFLDFESDAPNKALLLNNYDWMKDYSFLNFIRDIGKHITVNYMMAKDSVKRRLEANAEAGLSFTEFSYQLLQGYDYLHLYREYGCRVQMGGSDQWGNITTGTELIRRIEGGEAFGVTCPLIKKADGTKFGKTEQGNVWLDRRYTSPYTFCQFWLNVSDEDAERFVKIFTSIPLEEIDSLIERHRQAPHERLLQHTLAEQLTVMVHGREDYEQSMSAGQILFGNNTHDQLRQMSEELLKEVMAGVPNYNVGRTLLEQADGVKLLDLLVEHAPIFKSKGELRKLIASNGISLNKEKVADQDCVVTTDDLIAGKYLIVQRGKKNYYLITVSA